The Melanotaenia boesemani isolate fMelBoe1 chromosome 12, fMelBoe1.pri, whole genome shotgun sequence genome contains the following window.
GCACAAAACTGAGTTCATACAAACAGCTTGCATCTTGTATTTTCTctttgagggaaaaaaataaacaaaagaaaaacagtttaacaGGACTACAGTATAAGATTGTTGTAGGGAAAAAGTAATGGAGTATAAACATTGACAGGGTCAAAGCATGCGTCACAGTATCAATCTTCTCcaggcagtaaaaaaaaaaaaaaaaaaaaaaaaattgacatggATAAAaggtactttcttttttattttaataaaataaaaaaaaaaacataaaaataaaaaaagagccaGACATCTGGGCTTCTGTATGGgcaaaataaaactgatcacataattcaaacattaaaaaacaaaaaatctgcaATACGAGTTCCTGTTgtcataaaatgaaaagatttctgGAACTTTCACAAACTTGTGGATGCAGTTCATCATGACTCATTTTGTCTAAATGGGACTTACAGCTACCCCTCAGCAGCAGTATGCACAAGTTTTTATATATggggacaaaaaaaatacactgagatacactaccgttcaaaagtctggggtcactttgccatgggattcattagggaagtgaccccaaacttttgaacggtcgTGTATTGTCCGTCACATCTACAGGTGGGTTAAAGTTTGCTTGATACCGCAGAGTTTGTATTTGCAGGTGTGTGCAGCTATATTCTGTTAACCATCGAGTCCTGTTGTGGTTTCTTGTTGGTTTAACACAGTTAACAGTTTGACAGATATGTACGTGTTACCTCTGGAAGAAGTGAGGGCTGTGAATAAACTTTGCAGATGGAAAACTGGTGTTGCATACTACATAAATAGGGggtttacaaaaaaattaaagaacttATTAGTCGCTGTCAGAGCTGGAGCTAGAGCTTGACCGATTCCTCTTgctatcagttttatttttgccttttgtaCTATCTGGTCTGGCTGGACTTCTTCTGTCTTTGGATTTAGAAGCACTATCGGCTCTTCTTTTAGAGTAtggacttctttttcttctttctgctctatcgctgtcagagctgctgctgcgtCGTTTCTTTTGGCTGGCAGCTTCTCTGTCTTTTCTATGAGATGATCGGTCTTTGCTGTGGTCTCTCTTACGACTTCTGCTTCTGGAGCGCCTGCCTCGGTGAGAGTCTCTAGTCTTATTCCTGTCTGGACTTCTTGATCGCCGATCTTTATCCCTGGATGCTCCTTGGTGCTTATTCTCCCTTTCACTGTTGTGTCGTCTTTCTTTACTCTTGCTGCGTTCTCTGCccctctctttgtctttttctcttttttcttctttatctttGGACACTGCACGCCCACCTCTCTCCCTGGTTCTGCTGCTGGATCTCTGCTTATCTTTTGTAGATGCTCTCTCCTTGCTCAGTGACTTTGTCCTAATTCTCTCaccattttttccttttgggtCTTCTTTAGGTTTTTTATCAGATTCGTGACCCTTATTTCTATCTTTACTGTGATCTGAATCTgactccttttctttcttattaacatttctttctttacttctGGAGCGACCTCTTCTATCATCACTTTTCTGCTTGTTACCCCTATCTCTGCTTTTTGACCTTTTACTCTTGTCTCGGCTTTTACTGCGACTTTGAGacttatcttttttctttgctctgtgTTTGCTCTGCTTCTCATCCTTTTCAACACAGTCTTCTTTACTTTCAGACCTATGAGACTGAgcgtttttgtcttttttaaccTCAGTTGAGtgttcatgttttgtgttgGAGAGCCTCCTCTCTCTCCTTGGGGCTTTATTTTCCTCATCCTTTGTCTGGTTCATGTCACCTCTGttgaaaacaagaataaaacataaaaactagaTAAAGGAACTTGACATCTGACAGGGTAACACAATCTACTCAACAAGGTTTTAACAAATCCAAACTATTTTTACACAAATTATGCAAAAATTCATAATGTTTAATTCTCATCCAACATAAAGatctttgcattttaattaatatgTGCAAACATTTCAGGTAATTTAACTTTTGCTATGATCAACTTAGTTTTATAGCAACTGTAAATACACAactgaaataataaaagtaGCTTTTATATCTAAATGAAACTAAAATTTCAAACTGCCACAACTGTTCACACACAACTTTGTTAAATGCTAAAGTTTACATCTATCGCAGGCAAGCTTACTTTGTGTTAGTTTGTTCTGCATCTCTCCACAGTGAGTTGAAGAATCCTGGATTAAATTAAAGTGAGATGATCTTACTTGTCTCCCTTAATCCAGCGCTCTCCTGTGACTGCCCTCATCCTCTGTCGCTGCATTTCCTGACGCCAGTGTGGAGGGGTTTCACTGCGCCGAAAACGATCTCTAGATCTCGACCGAGAGCGTGATGGAGTCCGATATCTCTGTTAGGCAGAAATGAAAATAGTTTACTTTTTCTGTGACTCTTTCTGTAAATTAACTAGACCCAACTCAAGTGAAGTTTTTACAAAGCTATAGTCAGTTTGTATTCATTACTTAACTGTGGAAAATTGGATGAAATTCTAGTTGACATCTTTTTTATAAGTGGAGTGTACCTACCCTCGGTCCCCTGCCTTTTATCTTGCGCCCAGATCGGGTCGTCACCACTAGTCGTCTGTGATATGCTGATTGAGAGTTATATGTTATTCCAGcactacaaagaaaaagaaaaacaaccctgGAAATTAACAGCTGATGGTTTCTTATTTGGGTGTTTGCTCTTATGAACACCAAACACTGACTTCTCTCTTGGCCTGTCCTCTTTCCTTCGTTGATCCTTAACTTCATCTGACTTCTGAACAGGCTGAGGGCTTCTCCTCATGAGAAATCGATTCTCAGGGATGGGTGGTATTTCTTCAGGACGTACAGTAGATGTAACCAAGTCTTCTTGCTCCTTCTCTTCAGCGCTCTCAGGTTCTGACCTGTGAACATACTCAACAGTTAGGATGTTTCTTTCATCACAGACAAAAACTGCCTAAATAAGTTATGTACTTTTTTATGTCTTCTTCCTTcatcttctgtttcttttttagtttttttgccttctttttctgcttcttggATTCTTTCTCAGACTCTTCAGAATCAGAGGACGACTTTGAAGAGCTCTCGGAGTcactggagctgctggaggaggctttttctttcttttttccgaCTTTCTTTGCTACAAATACATAAACTgtgttaaaacacattttagatgcttataaaaatatatatttttaaaagaaatattctaATAATCAAACCTTTAGATTTAGGGATGAGCTCCCCACAGTTCAAAACTTTCACCTCAGCATACGGCCTGCTATTAGGATCAGTTTTCTGGTTCTCCATGGTTTGAACAACCTCTTGGCCGGAGATCACATGGCCAAAAACAACATGGACACTGAAAACAGTAAAGTGAATTTCAAATTAATATATAGCAATGACCAGATTATGTATTGTGAatcagtttaaatttaaaatacatcaaAGGACATTCACCCATCCAGATGCGGTGAAGGTTTTGTTGTTCTGAAGTATCATCACAGGCCATTGAAGAGACAGGGCATTAATTCATTTGCAAGGCTTACAATTTGACATTATGACGACTAATAGATGACATCTACAATATgtagaaattaattaaatactaaCATGAAAAACTGAGATCCATTTGTATCTTTGCCCCTATTGGCCATAGACAGCAGGTACTCCTTGTTGTGTTTGACAGCAAAGCTTTCATCTGGGGGAAAAGCACAAGATTGTACTGCCATCTTGAAGCCAACGCTGGTTTGGATAACAACTGACAGCTCTGTAAGGGGCCTCTTTACCTTCAAAAAAGCCTCCATAGATGGATTCACCGCCTCTTCCATTGCCTGTGATGTCAAAGAgcaaattaaacacagaaacagcttaaaaaagtttaattataaaaattCACTTGACTGCTAGATACTTGAATCGATTTaactagtttgtttttaaattactcatatttagctgttttcatGTATGAACTAAAGACATTCTTGTAGAAACTGTAGTGCTTTGTTTACTAGACAGGGTTCATGGCAGATAAGGCTACTCTGTGGTAATGGCGTTTACATTAATGGAATGGAATCACAACACGGACAATAGCCAAGTTTCCATCAAGACGCAAAGTGACTGTAAAGGAACTTTGTTTAAAGAGCATAAACAAGCCAGCATGCTGTCATCAGCAGACAGCAGTGTAGGTAGGTTAAGCTTTACAAAGCTGCCGTTTTCCTTAAAACATGTTCAGTTGTCAATGACATGTCCACTTTTTCAGAACAGACACATTAGGGGTTTCCATCTGAACAATTTTtgttaaaaaggcaaaaatgacCAAGTATAAAAAATGCAATATTGaggttttcttttcagtttccaTTCACATTTACCTATCTGCaactttaaaatgcacataaaaaatacagatgaTGTGGAAAACAATGTACAAACTggtggaaaatgaaaaattaaaggaaaattagTATGAATAAGCTTTTTAATGTCTTGAATGGATCATATCTGGGGACAAATCTTGAATTTCCTAACGCAATTAACCATTTATCACTTTTGATGACTCACCTTCACTGAAGTCTCCTCCTTGAATCATGAAGTCTTTAACAATTCGATGGAAGAGGCATCCTTTGTAGTGCAGTGGTTTCTGGGTACCTTTGCCAATGCCTTTTTCACCTAAAtaaagcagcagcatctggtAAAATTAAACTGCACTGTTAATACAAACAGTTCCTGGAAGCGTGTGAGAGCATAGGAACTCACCAGTGCATAGGCATCGGAAGTTTTCACACGTTTTTGGACAGATGTCTGAAAACAGCTCCACCACAACTCTGCCGACTGTGAGAAGACAAAAGGTCATGtccaaaatatttcaaattgtGGTGAGTTTACCCACTGAGCTGTCACTGTATTCAGTACCCAtctataaaacaaaagaagtgtAGACAACAAACCTTTCCAAATAATTACATTGTATCGTATTGTAGTGTCagatctctttttttccccacactcatcaaaattttgttatgcttgcataatgacaataaaaatttTGAATCTTGAATTCATGAGGACTAAATAGTAAGCAAATATTCTTCTACATGACCATATGGTGAACCAGCAGATTTCTAGGGCAGGTTCACCATAAAGTCATTATTTCAAGCATTATAGGCACTATAATGGATAGGCTAGTCATGTCAGGCTGCATCATTATTAGAGGTGTCTCCTAATAAACACTTCAATTAATGTATCACAAAACAGGCAGAAAAATGGAAGTCCTCCTCTTACCAAGAACATTACTGATTCCTATGTCAAGAAAGCAGCGAGGACGAACTTTGATCCCCATGGTCACTCAAAACGCCTACAAAGAAGACACAATGATAAAGCGACAACTTAATATCCACCATTGGTTGTGATTGCAAACACACGAAGCTTGAAGTATCTCAAGTTAGCAGCCGAAATAACATCCTAGTGTTACACATTCAGAATAGCTGAGAGACTGGTTTAAATGACGGAGAGTCACTTAAGACAGACAAACATCCCTGCTGTTCGCTcacatataattttttatcaatataatatcaaaaacaaaatacatatgATCAGCACCGATGGTAAACGCTGTGGCAGCAGCTAGATTACCACGTTTGTGTTTATGATTGGCTAGTTAGCCTTAGCCACCTAGTGCGATGCTACaaaaaatactaatactaaAAAGGTTGACTTGTTTAGAAAATTGTGGTGACATATTTTAGTGCCTTGGTAGAGcaatttgtgttttatattcacTCATTTGGGTAGTAAAATAATAacaccacacagacacacggTAGCGATACACACAGTATTTCAAGGcctagcattagcattagcaaatTTGCATCACGTTAGCAACAACCAGAGTTGAGGTTTTTCTACTACGTGTGACCGAGCGGTTTCTGCGTAGAAACTGCACAGATATTACCAAGACATCGGTAATGTGAAATCAAATCACCTGGAAAACCAAGGATTTCAGCCCACACAGCGAACAGCTCTTACAAACGACAAAAATTAAGTTTCATTCAGTGTATGGCTGCCTGTTTTCTAAAGATGGCGCGACAGGCACGTCAATGGATGTCAAGAGTCGTGCGCCAGTCGACTTTATTGGGTACTTATGCCCTAATGCTTACCTGCCAGGTAAAAGTTTTCAATGAGAACTAAAATCATTTCTGAACGTGCCACATCCAATGCGGtgtgtattttcatttttacagacCACGTAATGATTTTTTTGCTAAGACATTTCGTACAATTTTGTTCCACTTGACTGGAAACAGCGGCTCTGTTTTGCGTCGCAGGGTGATGCACAAATAGTATATGAACTATATTGTTTGCGTGATAACAAACATTCAGTTGTATTCTAACTACTATgctataaaaacacaacataacaaGTTCCTCTCAAAAACTGTACTTGTTCAAAATTGAACATCCACGATCTTATTCCTGAAAAGTATTAATCAGGGTTTAAAATACTCCATTACGCATTATGTCACCACGGAAGTGAAAATCCACGGCACACATGCAAGGTAATTTTGACTTTGAGCGGTTATAATAACCGCTTTCTATTTATGCCACACAGTTAGTCCATTTTAAGATGAtccatttgttttaatattaagaAATCTTGGGGATAATTTTAATCAACCGAGGAGAACAGTAATTTAATGTGATTATCTCTGCATCCACGTGAGCACTGCGTTTGTAAACTAAACTTAGAAGCTGGTATCTTTGCACATGTAGTAAAAGAAATTCATGTTTAATATCCTAATGGGACTGTTTTCTCGCATCTCTTTTTGAAAAAGGAGTTTACCATGTCACACTGAACTGCCACTATCATGTAAGCACTTACTTTCTTACATAGTATAACTAGGAGTTTCGTAAGACCTTGACAGTATGGGCCAGGCTTGACATGCATTTAAGCCgattttactttttgtgttgtttttcagctGATGCAGATCCCTAAAGGATCATCACACATCTTTTACTTTAAGTGCAATTTTGTGGTTTTGATTTGATTGGTCCAGGCTGCCTGTCAGCTGACACCGAACTGGACAGTGGACAATGCAAAAATGAAGATCTCAGCGCATCTCTGACATGATCCCTGGTTTGTGATGATGTTTCGGCTCCGATGTGTGAACACCTGCCTCCGAAGGCTCCTTCATGGGGGAACAGTGAATAGAGACCAGGTCCTGGAGCAGCTGCGGGTTTGCTCTGCTGAAGACCAGGTTTTTGATGTGGTGGGAAAGAACAAAGCCAAGCTGACAGCGGAGCATGTGAGCTGTGCTGTAGGGATGCTGTGGCAGTTTCAGAAAGAGAGACCTGAACTGCTCAGGACTGTTGACCTCATCAGAAGTCACCCACAGTTCTTAACTCTCCGGGTTTTAGCAGAGAATAAAATTGCTATTATGGATGATTTAATGTTGGTTGACATGCTTTATGCTTTCCTCAGGTATGTTAACAGACAGTCTATTTTATGGCAATTAATTTGAATGAAACACCGTAACATACCTTACATACTTTATTACTGTCTTTTCTGTAGGTTAAACATAGAGGATAACGACTCTCTTGTGCAGCAAATGGTTTCAGAAGCTTGGCTAAGAATAGACAGGTTTGTTTGCATAACATTTCCCCATATATATTAGATTTGCAgtgatttgaaaaataaaaaaaaaataccagcaTAAACCATTTTGCATGTAAACACTAATaacatttcacaacattttTGCAGACTTCCAATGTCATCTCTATCCAAGTTTGCTATCTGTTTAAATGATCAGAACCTCCACCACAGTCCTCTAATGGGTCACATCACCTCCATTTTGGATCAAAGGTTGTCGACTATTGATGATGCCAGGTCAGTGATGAAACTATTAGGTCCAACGACCTTTTGTATGTACAGAAGGTACCTGACATAATGTATTTACTGTCACTCATGTCGTTTTTCCAGGATCCTCACCACTTTAATGATTAGTGTGTCGTCCCTCGTGTCTCCCCACCTGAGGGATGCTCTCATCAGCAGAGCAGAGAAACTCTTGCTCACCATGAATCCCTTGCAATATAACACACCACGAAGAATGGTGCAGTTTCTGCGCAACATTAAGTATGTTCACCGACCTCTGCTGGAGAAGTGCAATAAGATCTTTTTGCTCAACATTCCCAGACTGGATGCAGAAAATATCGGCATCATCTTGGGTCTGTATCAGTCCCTTCAGTTCAACAACTGTGACTTTAAGCTGGCTGCTAAACAAAAGTTGACTGAACTGATAGATTCAAGCACTGATCCTTTATCCTTCTCTAAACTGTTTATTGCCCTGGCTCCCATTGCCAGTCAGGAGATCAGAGAAAGGTTGGTATCTTATTAGTGGCATGATTTTTGAATGAAAATCTAACCAATTACAACTGTTTTTTAGTCCTACTGGTCTGTTACATGGTTTCACTCTTCCTAGGTTGGAGAACACTGCTCTCCTGTTGGCTGATGAGTTCAGTCCTCGGCAGGCTTTGGCTATAGCTGAAGCACTGGAGGAGGTTCAAAGTAGAAACCTTAGCTTAGTGAACAAG
Protein-coding sequences here:
- the ppig gene encoding peptidyl-prolyl cis-trans isomerase G — protein: MGIKVRPRCFLDIGISNVLVGRVVVELFSDICPKTCENFRCLCTGEKGIGKGTQKPLHYKGCLFHRIVKDFMIQGGDFSEGNGRGGESIYGGFFEDESFAVKHNKEYLLSMANRGKDTNGSQFFITTKPSPHLDGVHVVFGHVISGQEVVQTMENQKTDPNSRPYAEVKVLNCGELIPKSKAKKVGKKKEKASSSSSSDSESSSKSSSDSEESEKESKKQKKKAKKLKKKQKMKEEDIKKSEPESAEEKEQEDLVTSTVRPEEIPPIPENRFLMRRSPQPVQKSDEVKDQRRKEDRPRENAGITYNSQSAYHRRLVVTTRSGRKIKGRGPRRYRTPSRSRSRSRDRFRRSETPPHWRQEMQRQRMRAVTGERWIKGDKGDMNQTKDEENKAPRRERRLSNTKHEHSTEVKKDKNAQSHRSESKEDCVEKDEKQSKHRAKKKDKSQSRSKSRDKSKRSKSRDRGNKQKSDDRRGRSRSKERNVNKKEKESDSDHSKDRNKGHESDKKPKEDPKGKNGERIRTKSLSKERASTKDKQRSSSRTRERGGRAVSKDKEEKREKDKERGRERSKSKERRHNSERENKHQGASRDKDRRSRSPDRNKTRDSHRGRRSRSRSRKRDHSKDRSSHRKDREAASQKKRRSSSSDSDRAERRKRSPYSKRRADSASKSKDRRSPARPDSTKGKNKTDSKRNRSSSSSSSDSD